The proteins below come from a single Miscanthus floridulus cultivar M001 chromosome 1, ASM1932011v1, whole genome shotgun sequence genomic window:
- the LOC136549223 gene encoding LOB domain-containing protein 4-like, whose amino-acid sequence MRDAVVVMAVPGAGAGGGKAGGGGAASAAPCAACKLLRRRCAAGCVFAPYFPPGEPHKFANVHKVFGASNVSKLLQEIAVQHRGDAVSSLVYEANARVRDPVYGCVGAISSLQQQVEALQAQLALAQAEMVRLKMSNDYILHRLKAARTGGGSSYTGSPSSMCSPKTAEPEAHCKATPELLDMVVDQPSMDDAQFWSY is encoded by the exons ATGAGGGACGCGGTGGTGGTGATGGCGGTGCCCGGAGCCGGGGCCGGGGGAGGGAAGGCGGGCGGTGGTGGAGCGGCCTCCGCGGCGCCGTGCGCGGCGTGCAAGCTGCTGCGGCGCCGGTGCGCGGCCGGCTGCGTCTTCGCGCCCTACTTCCCGCCCGGGGAACCGCACAAGTTCGCCAACGTGCACAAGGTCTTCGGGGCCAGCAATGTCAGCAAGCTGCTCCAG GAGATCGCGGTGCAGCACCGAGGGGACGCGGTGAGCAGCCTGGTGTACGAGGCCAACGCGCGCGTCAGGGACCCCGTGTACGGCTGCGTGGGTGCCATCTCGTCGCTGCAGCAGCAGGTGGAGGCGCTCCAGGCGCAGCTGGCGCTGGCACAGGCCGAGATGGTCAGGCTCAAGATGAGCAACGACTACATCCTGCACCGGCTCAAGGCCGCGAGGACCGGCGGGGGCAGCAGCTACACCGGCTCGCCGTCGTCCATGTGCTCGCCCAAGACGGCAGAGCCCGAGGCGCACTGCAAGGCCACGCCGGAGCTGCTGGACATGGTCGTGGACCAGCCCAGCATGGACGACGCCCAGTTCTGGTCCTACTAG